The genome window CCACGATCTCGACCGGATGAGCTCCGGCATGCACCCCGGCGACCTCATCATCGTCGCCGGGCGTCCCGGCATGGGCAAGACCGCACTGGCCCTCAACATCGGCACCAGCGCCGCGCAGCAGGCCGGCATCGGCGTCGCCATCTTCTCGCTCGAGATGTCGAAGGAGCAGCTCGTGCTCCGCATGCTCTGCTCCGAGGCGCTGGTGAACTACCAGGACGTGCGCTCGGGGCGGCTCCACGAGAAGGATTTCGCGAAGCTCGCGAGTGCCGCCGGCGCGCTCCACCAGTCGGTGATCTACATCGACGACGCGGCGGGCCTGTCGGTGCTGGAGCTCCGCGCCAAGGCCCGGCGCCTGAAGCGCGAGATCCACGCCCGCGGCGGACGCCTCGGGCTCATCGTCATCGACTATATGCAGCTCATGCGCGGGTCCGGCCGCACCGATTCGCGCGAGCAGGAGATCTCGGAGATCTCGCGCTCGCTGAAGGCCCTCGCCAAACAGCTCGAGCTCCCGGTCATCGCGCTCTCGCAGTTGAACCGGCGCGTCGAGGAGAAGGGCGCGGACCGCCGGCCGGTCATGGCCAACCTCCGCGAGTCCGGCGCGATCGAGCAGGACGCCGACATGATCCTCTTCGTCTACCGCGAGGCCGCGTACAACAAGGAGCTCGGGCCCGAGGAGGAGCGCGAGGCCGAGATCATCATCGGCAAACAGCGCAACGGTCCGACCGGCACGGTGAACGTGACCTTTCGCAAGGAGTTCATGCGCTTCGCCGATCGCGCCCTCTCGAGCGACGAGGCCTACGAGCACAGCTCGCCGTTCAGCGAGCGCGACTACGACATGCCGGAGATTTAGCAGGATGCTGCACGGAGATCCGGCGGCGCTCTACCGCTCGAGCAGCGCCAGGAGCTCGGCGGTTGCGCGTTCGACGTCCGGCGCGCGCGCGAGCGCGCCGATCACCGCGACTGCGTCGGCGCCCGCGGCGAGCACGGCGGGCGCGGTCGCGGCGGTGATGCCGCCGATCGCGACCAGGGGGATGGTCGTGAGCGTGCGCGCGTTCTTCAAGCGCTCGCAGCCGAGCA of Deltaproteobacteria bacterium contains these proteins:
- the dnaB gene encoding replicative DNA helicase produces the protein MASIEENLRKIPPQNLEAEESVLGGILLDNHACNLVLPILRSEHFYREAHRKIFTAMVGLNENGAPVDIVTLTEALRQRGQLQDVGGATFIAELANRVPTAANAEHYAKIVREKAILRGLISTATEIATEAYGNQTDVEKFVDIAESKIFAIAEQKVTTEFYPIGDLLPPAIKEIEKLFDRKEMVTGVPTGFHDLDRMSSGMHPGDLIIVAGRPGMGKTALALNIGTSAAQQAGIGVAIFSLEMSKEQLVLRMLCSEALVNYQDVRSGRLHEKDFAKLASAAGALHQSVIYIDDAAGLSVLELRAKARRLKREIHARGGRLGLIVIDYMQLMRGSGRTDSREQEISEISRSLKALAKQLELPVIALSQLNRRVEEKGADRRPVMANLRESGAIEQDADMILFVYREAAYNKELGPEEEREAEIIIGKQRNGPTGTVNVTFRKEFMRFADRALSSDEAYEHSSPFSERDYDMPEI